One genomic region from Streptomyces sp. NBC_01431 encodes:
- the moaA gene encoding GTP 3',8-cyclase MoaA translates to MLIDTYGRVATDLRVSLTDRCNLRCTYCMPEEGLQWLAKPDLLSDDEIVRLIRIAVTDLGVTEVRFTGGEPLLRPGIVGIVERCAALEPRPQMSITTNGIGLKRTAAALKAAGLDRVNVSLDTLRPDVFRTLTRRDRHKDVIEGMEAARAAGLTPVKVNTVLMPGLNDDEAPDLLAWAVEHGYELRFIEQMPLDAQHGWKRDGMITAGHILTSLRTRFTLTPEGDDERGSAPAERWVVDGGPHTVGVIASVTRPFCRACDRTRLTADGQVRTCLFAREESDLRGALRSGAPDEEIARLWKLAMWGKKAGSGLDDPSFLQPDRPMSAIGG, encoded by the coding sequence GTGCTCATCGACACATACGGCCGTGTAGCCACCGACCTGCGTGTTTCGCTCACGGACCGGTGCAATCTGCGGTGTACGTACTGTATGCCCGAAGAGGGCCTGCAGTGGCTCGCCAAGCCCGATCTGCTCAGCGACGACGAGATCGTCCGCCTGATCCGCATCGCCGTCACCGATCTCGGTGTCACCGAAGTCCGCTTCACCGGCGGCGAGCCCTTGCTGCGCCCCGGCATCGTGGGCATCGTGGAGCGCTGTGCCGCCCTGGAGCCGCGCCCCCAGATGTCGATCACCACCAACGGCATCGGCCTCAAGCGCACCGCGGCCGCGCTGAAGGCGGCCGGGCTCGACCGGGTCAACGTCTCGCTGGACACCCTGCGTCCCGACGTCTTCAGGACACTGACCCGCCGCGACCGGCACAAGGACGTCATCGAGGGCATGGAGGCCGCCCGCGCGGCCGGCCTCACCCCGGTCAAGGTCAACACCGTCCTGATGCCCGGTCTCAACGACGACGAGGCCCCCGACCTGCTGGCCTGGGCCGTCGAGCACGGCTATGAGCTCCGCTTCATCGAGCAGATGCCGCTCGACGCCCAGCACGGCTGGAAGCGGGACGGCATGATCACCGCGGGCCACATCCTGACGTCGCTGCGTACGCGCTTCACGCTCACCCCCGAAGGCGACGACGAGCGCGGCTCCGCGCCCGCCGAGCGCTGGGTGGTCGACGGCGGCCCGCACACCGTGGGCGTCATCGCCTCGGTGACCCGCCCGTTCTGCCGGGCCTGCGACCGAACCCGGCTGACCGCCGACGGCCAGGTGCGCACCTGCCTGTTCGCCCGCGAGGAGTCCGACCTGCGCGGCGCGCTGCGCTCGGGCGCCCCCGACGAGGAGATCGCCCGGCTCTGGAAGCTGGCGATGTGGGGAAAGAAGGCCGGATCCGGCCTGGACGACCCCTCTTTCCTTCAGCCGGACCGGCCGATGTCAGCGATCGGCGGCTGA
- a CDS encoding metallopeptidase TldD-related protein: MSSRTTVKPHEIVERALELSTADGCVVIADERSSANLRWAGNALTTNGVTRGRTLTVIATVDGAEGTASGVVSRSAVTAADLEPLVRAAEAAARGAGPAEDAQPLITGVPLSPDFTDAPAETGSAVFADFAPALGEAFARAKAGERELYGFANHELTSTYLGTSTGLRLRHDQPNGTLELNAKSLDRTRSAWAGRSTADFKDVDPGALDEELARRLRWAERRVELPAGRYETLLPPSAVADLLIYQMWSAAARDADEGRTVFSRKGGGTRIGEKLSALPLTLRSDPNHPGLEYAPFMVAHASGDSESVFDNGLPITPTDWMREGRLEHLVTTRHSARLTGLPVAPSPGNLILDGGGERTLDEMVAATERGLLVTCLWYIREVDPATLLLTGLTRDGVYLVENGEVVGEVNNFRFNESPVDLLSRATEAGRTGKTLPREWSDYFTRAAMPALRVPDFNMSSVSQGV; the protein is encoded by the coding sequence ATGAGCTCCCGTACGACCGTCAAGCCGCACGAGATCGTCGAGCGGGCCCTGGAACTGTCCACCGCCGACGGCTGCGTCGTCATCGCCGACGAGCGCTCCTCTGCGAACCTGCGCTGGGCCGGCAACGCGCTGACCACCAACGGAGTCACCCGCGGGCGGACCCTGACCGTGATCGCGACGGTGGACGGTGCCGAGGGCACCGCGTCCGGTGTCGTGTCGCGGTCGGCCGTCACCGCGGCCGACCTGGAGCCGCTGGTGCGCGCCGCCGAGGCGGCCGCGCGCGGGGCGGGCCCCGCCGAGGACGCGCAGCCGCTGATCACCGGGGTCCCGCTGTCGCCGGACTTCACCGACGCCCCCGCGGAGACCGGCTCGGCCGTGTTCGCCGACTTCGCGCCCGCGCTCGGTGAGGCCTTCGCCCGCGCCAAGGCGGGCGAGCGCGAGCTGTACGGCTTCGCCAACCACGAGCTGACCTCCACCTACCTCGGTACGTCCACCGGCCTGCGGCTGCGCCATGACCAGCCCAACGGCACCCTGGAGCTGAACGCCAAGTCCTTGGACCGCACGCGTTCGGCGTGGGCCGGCCGCTCGACGGCCGACTTCAAGGACGTCGACCCGGGCGCCCTCGACGAGGAGCTCGCCCGCAGGCTCCGCTGGGCCGAACGCCGCGTCGAACTGCCCGCCGGACGGTACGAGACGCTGCTGCCGCCCTCCGCCGTGGCCGATCTGCTGATCTACCAGATGTGGTCGGCCGCGGCCCGGGACGCCGACGAGGGCCGTACCGTCTTCTCCCGCAAGGGCGGCGGCACCCGGATCGGCGAGAAGCTCTCCGCCCTGCCGCTCACCCTGCGCAGCGACCCGAACCACCCGGGCCTGGAGTACGCGCCGTTCATGGTGGCGCACGCCTCGGGCGACAGCGAGTCGGTGTTCGACAACGGGCTCCCCATCACCCCGACCGACTGGATGCGCGAAGGCCGTCTGGAGCACCTGGTCACCACCCGGCACAGCGCGCGGCTCACCGGCCTGCCCGTCGCCCCCTCGCCCGGGAACCTGATCCTGGACGGCGGCGGTGAGCGGACCCTGGACGAGATGGTCGCCGCCACCGAGCGGGGCCTGCTGGTGACCTGCCTGTGGTACATCCGCGAGGTGGACCCGGCGACGCTGCTCCTGACCGGCCTGACCCGGGACGGCGTCTATCTCGTGGAGAACGGCGAGGTGGTCGGCGAGGTGAACAACTTCCGCTTCAACGAGTCCCCGGTGGACCTGCTGTCCCGGGCCACTGAGGCCGGGCGCACCGGGAAGACCCTGCCCAGGGAGTGGAGCGACTACTTCACGCGGGCGGCGATGCCCGCGCTGCGCGTTCCCGACTTCAATATGAGCTCGGTCAGCCAGGGCGTGTGA
- a CDS encoding solute symporter family protein — translation MSPALVPLAEAASTTEHRPLIITLFAVFVAATLAITVWAGRQTKSASDFYAGGRQFTAFQNGLAVSGDYMSAASFLGIAGAIALFGYDGFLYSIGFLVAWLVALLLVAEPLRNSGRYTMGDVLAYRMRQRPVRTAAGASTIVVSIFYLLAQMAGAGVLVSLLLGITTDAGKILIVALVGVLMIVYVTIGGMKGTTWVQMVKAVLLIAGAILMTFLVLLKFHFNISDLLGSAAQKSGKGSAFLEPGLKYGVNGTSKLDFISLGIALVLGTAGLPHILIRFYTVPTAKAARKSVNWAIGIIGAFYLMTIALGFGAAALVGPAAIKAQNPAGNTAAPQLAEYLGGGVGTTGGATLLAVISAVAFATILAVVAGLTLASSSSFAHDIYANVIRKGKATEKEEMGAARWATVFIGAVAIVLGAFARDMNVAGLVALAFAVAASANLPTILYSLFWKRFTTQGALWSIYGGLFSSVFLVLFSPVVSGNPKTSMFKGVDFHWFPLENPGLISIPLGFLLGWIGSLLSKEEPDAGKYAELEVKSLTGIGAH, via the coding sequence ATGAGCCCCGCACTCGTCCCCCTCGCCGAAGCCGCCTCGACCACCGAGCACCGGCCGCTGATCATCACCCTGTTCGCGGTGTTCGTCGCCGCGACCCTCGCCATCACCGTCTGGGCCGGGCGCCAGACCAAGAGCGCCTCCGACTTCTACGCGGGCGGCCGCCAGTTCACCGCCTTCCAGAACGGCCTCGCGGTCTCCGGCGACTACATGTCCGCCGCGTCCTTCCTCGGCATCGCCGGAGCTATCGCGCTGTTCGGCTACGACGGCTTCCTGTACTCGATCGGCTTCCTGGTCGCGTGGTTGGTGGCGCTGCTCCTGGTCGCCGAGCCGCTGCGCAACTCCGGGCGCTACACGATGGGCGACGTCCTGGCCTACCGGATGCGCCAGCGCCCCGTGCGCACCGCCGCGGGCGCCTCCACCATCGTCGTGTCGATCTTCTACCTGCTCGCACAGATGGCGGGCGCGGGCGTGCTGGTCTCCCTGCTGCTCGGCATCACCACCGACGCGGGCAAGATCCTCATCGTCGCCCTGGTCGGTGTCCTCATGATCGTGTACGTCACCATCGGCGGCATGAAGGGCACCACCTGGGTCCAGATGGTCAAGGCGGTGCTGCTCATCGCGGGCGCGATCCTCATGACCTTCCTGGTGCTGCTCAAGTTCCACTTCAACATCTCCGACCTGCTCGGCTCGGCCGCCCAGAAGAGCGGCAAGGGCTCGGCGTTCCTGGAGCCCGGCCTGAAGTACGGCGTCAACGGCACGTCCAAACTGGACTTCATCTCGCTCGGCATCGCCCTCGTGCTGGGCACCGCCGGCCTGCCGCACATCCTGATCCGCTTCTACACGGTGCCCACCGCCAAGGCCGCGCGTAAGTCGGTGAACTGGGCGATCGGCATCATCGGCGCCTTCTACCTGATGACGATCGCGCTCGGCTTCGGTGCCGCCGCCCTCGTCGGGCCGGCCGCGATCAAGGCCCAGAACCCGGCGGGCAACACGGCCGCCCCGCAGCTCGCCGAGTACCTCGGCGGCGGTGTCGGCACCACCGGCGGCGCGACCCTGCTCGCCGTCATCTCGGCGGTCGCCTTCGCGACCATCCTCGCCGTGGTCGCCGGCCTGACCCTCGCCTCGTCCTCCTCCTTCGCGCACGACATCTACGCGAACGTCATCCGCAAGGGGAAGGCGACCGAGAAGGAGGAGATGGGGGCCGCCCGCTGGGCCACCGTCTTCATCGGCGCCGTCGCGATCGTGCTCGGCGCCTTCGCCCGCGACATGAACGTGGCCGGTCTGGTCGCGCTCGCCTTCGCCGTCGCGGCCTCCGCAAACCTGCCGACCATCCTCTACAGCCTGTTCTGGAAGCGCTTCACCACCCAGGGCGCACTGTGGTCGATCTACGGCGGCCTGTTCAGCTCGGTGTTCCTCGTCCTGTTCTCGCCGGTCGTCTCCGGCAACCCGAAGACGTCGATGTTCAAGGGCGTCGACTTCCACTGGTTCCCGCTGGAGAACCCGGGCCTCATCTCCATCCCGCTCGGCTTCCTGCTCGGCTGGATCGGTTCGCTGCTGTCCAAGGAGGAGCCCGACGCGGGCAAGTACGCCGAGCTGGAGGTCAAGTCCCTGACGGGCATCGGCGCCCACTGA
- a CDS encoding S8 family peptidase, translating to MTLHISRTRRAVALSAGLATATALALLPGTASAVSTAGGLVRAKAAQTAGPELSYIVNVRPEQGGSDRIQRAIADAGGSVVQAYDRIGVIVAHSADAGFAAAIRKVKGVDSAGATRTAPLPAQSTTDVGTPKNLTAADLKAAGAKAAAGEDPLEPLQWDLKAIKADKAHEKTLGSSKVTVGVIDTGVDDTHPDIAPNFDRAKSVSCITGKPDTTQGAWRPFATGGSPHGTHVAGEIAGAKNGVGITGVAPGVKVAAIKVSTQGGSFFYTEAVVCGFMWAAEHHIDVTNNSYYTDPWYFNCTNDPDQKALVEAITRASRYAESQGTVNVAAAGNENYDLASDSITDPSSPNDSTPGSRVINPRECLDIPTELPGVVTVASTGAKGMKSSFSNYGFGVIDIAAPGGDSTTYQPPQAPATSGLILGPVPGGGWAYMAGTSMATPHVVGVAALLKSEHPHASAWQIKALLALQADRTPCNTPYDIDADGKPDAVCQGPNAYNGFYGAGITDALNAVTQ from the coding sequence ATGACGTTGCACATCTCCCGTACGCGCCGCGCTGTCGCGCTCTCGGCAGGCCTCGCCACCGCCACCGCCCTCGCGCTGCTCCCCGGCACGGCCTCAGCGGTGTCCACCGCCGGCGGTCTTGTGCGCGCGAAGGCGGCGCAGACGGCCGGGCCCGAGCTGAGCTACATCGTCAACGTCCGCCCGGAGCAAGGCGGTTCGGATCGGATTCAGCGAGCGATCGCCGATGCGGGCGGCTCGGTCGTCCAGGCGTACGACCGGATCGGGGTGATCGTGGCGCACTCCGCCGACGCGGGGTTCGCGGCGGCGATCCGCAAGGTCAAGGGCGTCGATTCGGCGGGGGCGACCCGGACCGCGCCGCTGCCCGCGCAGTCCACGACCGATGTGGGCACGCCGAAGAACCTCACCGCCGCGGACCTGAAGGCGGCGGGCGCCAAGGCCGCGGCAGGCGAGGATCCGCTGGAGCCGTTGCAGTGGGACCTGAAGGCGATCAAGGCGGACAAGGCGCACGAGAAGACGCTCGGCAGTTCCAAGGTGACCGTCGGCGTCATCGACACGGGCGTCGACGACACCCACCCGGACATCGCGCCGAACTTCGACCGCGCCAAGTCGGTCAGCTGCATCACCGGCAAGCCGGACACCACGCAGGGCGCCTGGCGCCCGTTCGCCACCGGCGGCTCCCCGCACGGCACCCATGTGGCGGGCGAGATCGCGGGCGCCAAGAACGGCGTCGGCATCACCGGGGTGGCGCCCGGCGTGAAGGTCGCGGCCATCAAGGTGTCGACACAGGGCGGCAGCTTCTTCTACACGGAGGCCGTGGTCTGCGGCTTCATGTGGGCGGCCGAGCACCACATCGACGTCACGAACAACAGCTATTACACCGACCCCTGGTACTTCAACTGCACGAACGACCCGGACCAGAAGGCGCTGGTGGAGGCGATCACCCGGGCGTCGAGGTACGCCGAGTCCCAGGGCACGGTCAACGTGGCGGCGGCCGGCAACGAGAACTACGACCTCGCGTCCGACTCGATCACGGACCCGTCGAGCCCGAACGACAGCACGCCGGGCAGCCGGGTGATCAACCCGCGTGAGTGCCTCGACATCCCGACCGAGCTGCCGGGTGTGGTGACGGTCGCCTCGACCGGCGCCAAGGGCATGAAGTCGTCGTTCTCCAACTACGGTTTCGGCGTCATCGACATCGCCGCGCCGGGCGGCGACTCGACCACGTACCAGCCGCCGCAGGCCCCGGCCACCAGCGGGCTGATCCTCGGACCGGTCCCCGGCGGCGGCTGGGCCTACATGGCCGGCACCTCGATGGCGACGCCGCACGTGGTGGGCGTGGCGGCGCTGCTGAAGTCGGAGCACCCGCACGCCTCGGCGTGGCAGATCAAGGCGCTGCTCGCGCTCCAGGCGGACCGGACGCCGTGCAACACGCCGTACGACATCGACGCTGACGGCAAGCCCGACGCGGTCTGCCAGGGCCCGAACGCCTACAACGGCTTCTATGGGGCCGGCATCACCGATGCCCTCAACGCCGTTACGCAGTAA
- a CDS encoding zinc-dependent alcohol dehydrogenase family protein has protein sequence MRATVIHAPHDIRVEEVPDPTVRMSTDAVVRVLRACICGSDLWAYRGESARQPGQRIGHEFLGIVEETGADVRLRKGDLVVAPFVWSDGTCDFCAEGLTTSCPQGGFWGSVGSDGGQGEAVRVPFADATLVKLPAEAAGDDRLLTALLALSDVMGTGHHAAVGAGVKRGSTVAVVGDGAVGLCAVLAAKRLGADRIIALGRHQARTDIAKLFGATDVVAERGEAAVDAVRELTRGQGARAVIEAVGTEQSMRTAVEITRDGGAIGYVGVPHGSGTGLDLGVMFDRNIALRGGVAPVRTYIPELLADILNGTIDPSPVFDRTVGIEGVPDGYRAMDERTALKVLVTL, from the coding sequence ATGCGCGCGACCGTCATCCACGCCCCCCACGACATCCGGGTCGAGGAGGTGCCGGACCCGACGGTGCGGATGTCCACCGATGCGGTCGTCCGCGTCCTGCGCGCCTGCATCTGCGGCAGCGACCTGTGGGCCTACCGCGGCGAGTCCGCGCGGCAGCCCGGACAGCGCATCGGCCACGAGTTCCTCGGCATCGTGGAGGAAACCGGTGCGGACGTGCGGCTGCGCAAGGGCGACCTCGTCGTCGCGCCCTTCGTCTGGTCCGACGGCACCTGTGACTTCTGCGCCGAGGGCCTGACCACCTCCTGCCCGCAGGGCGGGTTCTGGGGCTCGGTCGGCTCCGACGGCGGCCAGGGCGAGGCCGTCCGCGTCCCGTTCGCCGACGCCACCCTCGTCAAACTCCCCGCCGAAGCGGCCGGCGACGACCGCCTGCTGACCGCGCTGCTGGCCCTGTCCGACGTCATGGGCACCGGCCACCACGCGGCGGTCGGCGCGGGCGTCAAGCGCGGCTCGACCGTCGCCGTCGTCGGAGACGGCGCGGTCGGCCTGTGCGCGGTGCTCGCCGCCAAGCGGCTCGGCGCCGACCGCATCATCGCGCTCGGCCGCCACCAGGCCCGTACCGACATCGCCAAGCTCTTCGGCGCCACCGACGTCGTCGCCGAGCGCGGCGAGGCCGCCGTGGACGCGGTCCGCGAGCTGACCCGCGGCCAGGGCGCGCGCGCCGTCATCGAGGCGGTCGGCACCGAGCAGTCCATGCGGACCGCCGTCGAGATCACCCGCGACGGCGGCGCCATCGGCTACGTCGGCGTCCCGCACGGCAGCGGCACCGGACTCGACCTCGGCGTCATGTTCGACCGGAACATCGCGCTGCGCGGCGGCGTCGCCCCCGTGCGCACCTACATCCCCGAGCTCCTCGCCGACATCCTCAACGGCACCATCGACCCGTCCCCGGTCTTCGACCGCACGGTCGGCATCGAGGGCGTACCGGACGGCTACCGGGCGATGGACGAGCGCACCGCCCTCAAGGTCCTCGTCACGCTCTGA
- a CDS encoding DUF485 domain-containing protein, producing MATDAPPPEAGTDQRRPAQPSTETFAAVQESAEFGELRRSHRSFAFPLTIGFITWYLLYVLLSNYAGGFMGAKVIGNINVAFVFGLAQFLTTFLIAWFYSRHAAAKLDPKAEAIKSRMEAGA from the coding sequence GTGGCCACCGACGCGCCGCCGCCCGAAGCCGGGACGGACCAACGCCGCCCCGCCCAGCCCAGCACCGAGACGTTCGCCGCGGTGCAGGAGAGCGCGGAATTCGGCGAACTCCGCCGCTCCCACCGTTCGTTCGCCTTCCCTCTGACCATCGGCTTCATCACCTGGTACCTGCTGTACGTGCTGCTGTCCAACTACGCGGGCGGCTTCATGGGTGCGAAGGTCATCGGCAACATCAACGTGGCCTTTGTCTTCGGCCTCGCCCAGTTCCTCACCACGTTCCTCATCGCCTGGTTCTACTCGCGGCACGCCGCGGCGAAGCTCGACCCCAAGGCCGAGGCCATCAAGTCCCGCATGGAGGCCGGCGCATGA
- a CDS encoding DUF3099 domain-containing protein translates to MRKQSSGQVFRITGARQGLAEDVRGRQRRYVISMSVRTVSVVLTAVLWNVERPVAIVTLVLGALLPYVAVVFANAGRENVTSLPSTFIPAPTRPALGAAPVGGTAESTTEPADGSHEPR, encoded by the coding sequence ATGCGGAAGCAGAGCAGCGGTCAGGTCTTCCGGATCACGGGGGCGCGCCAGGGGCTGGCCGAGGACGTGCGGGGCAGGCAGCGCCGCTATGTGATCTCGATGTCGGTCCGCACCGTCTCGGTGGTGCTGACCGCGGTGCTGTGGAACGTCGAGCGCCCTGTCGCCATCGTGACGCTGGTGCTCGGCGCACTGCTGCCCTATGTGGCCGTGGTGTTCGCCAACGCGGGCCGGGAGAACGTCACTTCGCTTCCCTCGACGTTCATTCCGGCGCCGACCCGGCCGGCCCTGGGCGCCGCCCCGGTGGGCGGCACCGCGGAATCCACGACGGAACCCGCGGATGGGAGCCACGAGCCCCGGTGA
- a CDS encoding TldD/PmbA family protein, with protein MDEAFTALPLRALADAALARSRALGADHADFRFERVRSAAWRLRDARPAGSSDTTDLGYAVRVVHGGAWGFASGVDLTMDAAAKVASQAVAMAKLSAQVIAAAGSNERVELAAEPVHSEKTWISSYEIDPFAVPDEDKSALLAEWSARLLRADGVEHVDASLLTVHENKFYADTAGTVTTQQRVRLHPQLTAIAVDRTTGEFDSMRTIAPPVGRGWEYLTGTGWDWDTELEEIPSLLAEKMRAPSVEGGRYDLVVDPSNLWLTIHESIGHATELDRALGYEAAYAGTSFATFDQLGKLTYGSPVMNVTGDRTAEHGLATIGYDDEGVAAQSWDLVKDGTLVGYQLDRRIAKLTGLGRSNGCAYADSPGHVPVQRMANVSLRPDPGGLSTEDLIGGVERGIYVVGDRSWSIDMQRYNFQFTGQRFFRIENGRLAGQLRDVAYQATTTDFWGSMEKVGGPQTYVLGGAFNCGKAQPGQVAAVSHGCPSALFRGVNILNTTQEAGR; from the coding sequence ATCGACGAAGCCTTCACGGCGCTGCCGCTGCGGGCCCTCGCCGACGCGGCGCTCGCCCGATCCCGCGCCCTCGGCGCCGACCACGCCGACTTCCGGTTCGAGCGGGTGCGCAGCGCGGCCTGGCGGCTGCGCGACGCCCGGCCCGCCGGCTCCTCCGACACCACCGACCTCGGCTACGCGGTCCGGGTGGTGCACGGCGGGGCCTGGGGATTCGCCTCCGGCGTCGATCTGACGATGGACGCGGCGGCCAAGGTCGCCTCCCAGGCGGTGGCCATGGCCAAGCTGTCCGCGCAGGTCATCGCGGCTGCGGGGTCCAACGAGCGGGTCGAGCTGGCGGCCGAGCCGGTGCACTCCGAGAAGACCTGGATCTCCTCGTACGAGATCGACCCGTTCGCGGTGCCGGACGAGGACAAGAGCGCGCTGCTCGCCGAGTGGAGCGCCCGGCTGCTGCGCGCCGACGGCGTGGAGCACGTGGACGCCTCGCTGCTCACCGTCCACGAGAACAAGTTCTACGCGGACACGGCGGGCACCGTGACCACCCAGCAGCGAGTGCGGCTGCACCCGCAACTCACCGCCATCGCGGTGGACCGCACGACCGGCGAGTTCGACTCGATGCGGACGATCGCACCGCCGGTGGGGCGCGGCTGGGAGTACCTGACCGGCACCGGCTGGGACTGGGACACCGAACTGGAAGAGATCCCTTCGCTTCTGGCTGAGAAGATGCGGGCGCCGAGCGTCGAGGGCGGGCGCTACGACCTGGTCGTGGACCCGTCCAACCTGTGGCTGACCATCCACGAGTCGATCGGCCACGCCACCGAACTGGACCGGGCGCTCGGCTACGAGGCGGCGTACGCGGGGACGTCGTTCGCCACCTTCGACCAGCTGGGCAAGCTGACGTACGGCTCGCCGGTGATGAACGTGACCGGCGACCGGACCGCCGAGCACGGGCTCGCGACCATCGGCTACGACGACGAGGGCGTGGCGGCGCAGTCCTGGGACCTGGTGAAGGACGGCACGCTCGTCGGCTACCAACTCGACCGCCGCATCGCGAAGTTGACGGGGCTCGGCCGCTCCAACGGCTGCGCGTACGCGGACTCCCCCGGGCACGTGCCGGTCCAGCGGATGGCGAACGTCTCGCTCCGGCCGGACCCGGGCGGGCTCTCCACCGAGGACCTGATCGGCGGTGTGGAGCGCGGCATCTACGTGGTCGGCGACCGGTCCTGGTCGATCGACATGCAGCGCTACAACTTCCAGTTCACCGGCCAGCGGTTCTTCCGGATCGAGAACGGCCGGCTCGCCGGCCAGCTCCGCGACGTCGCCTACCAGGCGACCACCACCGACTTCTGGGGCTCCATGGAGAAGGTCGGCGGCCCCCAGACCTATGTCCTGGGCGGCGCCTTCAACTGCGGAAAGGCCCAGCCGGGCCAGGTGGCGGCGGTCTCGCACGGCTGCCCCTCCGCGCTGTTCCGCGGCGTCAACATTCTGAACACCACGCAGGAGGCGGGTCGATGA
- the tyrS gene encoding tyrosine--tRNA ligase — MTDIVDELQWRGLIALSTDEDALRKAFADGPVTFYCGFDPTAPSLHLGNLVQILTMRRIQLAGNRPLGLVGGATGLIGDPKPNSERTLNAPEVVAGWVERLRGQIERFLDFEGPHAATMVNNLDWTSGLSAIDFLRDVGKYFRVNKMIAKEAVSRRLNSDTGISYTEFSYQILQGMDFLELNRRYGCTLQTGGSDQWGNLTAGTDLIHRVEPDAEVHALATPLITKADGTKFGKTESGTVWLDPEKTTPYAFYQFWLNADDRDISKFLRIFSFKSREEIEEIEKLTEERPQARTAQRALAEELTTLVHGADQCAAVIAASKALFGQGELTELDESTLAAALAELPHAKVSELGLVTDLFAEVGLVASKSAARRTVKEGGAYVNNVKVSAEDAVVGDGDLLHGRWLVLRRGKKNLAAIEVTGV, encoded by the coding sequence GTGACGGACATCGTCGACGAACTGCAGTGGCGTGGGCTGATCGCCCTCTCCACTGACGAGGACGCATTGCGCAAGGCGTTCGCGGACGGTCCCGTCACGTTCTATTGCGGCTTCGACCCGACCGCGCCCAGCCTGCACCTGGGCAACCTGGTGCAGATCCTCACGATGCGCCGGATCCAGCTGGCGGGGAACCGGCCGCTGGGCCTGGTGGGCGGCGCCACCGGCCTGATCGGCGACCCGAAGCCCAACTCGGAGCGCACGCTGAACGCGCCGGAGGTCGTGGCGGGCTGGGTCGAGCGGCTGCGCGGCCAGATCGAGCGGTTCCTCGACTTCGAGGGCCCGCACGCCGCGACGATGGTCAACAACCTGGACTGGACGTCGGGCCTGTCGGCGATCGACTTCCTGCGGGACGTCGGGAAGTACTTCCGGGTCAACAAGATGATCGCGAAGGAGGCCGTCTCGCGGCGGCTCAACTCCGACACGGGCATCAGCTACACCGAGTTCAGCTACCAGATCCTGCAGGGCATGGACTTCCTTGAGCTCAACCGGAGGTACGGCTGCACGCTGCAGACCGGCGGCAGCGACCAGTGGGGCAACCTCACGGCGGGCACCGACCTGATCCACCGGGTCGAGCCCGACGCCGAGGTGCACGCGCTGGCCACGCCGCTGATCACCAAGGCGGACGGCACCAAGTTCGGCAAGACGGAGTCCGGCACGGTCTGGCTCGACCCCGAGAAGACCACGCCGTACGCCTTCTACCAGTTCTGGCTGAACGCGGACGACCGGGACATCTCGAAGTTCCTGCGGATCTTCAGCTTCAAGTCCCGCGAGGAAATCGAGGAGATCGAGAAGCTCACCGAGGAGCGTCCGCAGGCGCGTACCGCGCAGCGCGCGCTCGCCGAGGAGCTGACCACGCTGGTGCACGGCGCCGACCAGTGCGCGGCCGTGATCGCGGCGTCCAAGGCGCTGTTCGGCCAGGGTGAGCTGACCGAACTGGACGAGTCGACGCTGGCCGCCGCGCTGGCCGAGCTGCCGCACGCCAAGGTGTCCGAACTCGGCCTGGTCACCGACCTGTTCGCCGAGGTGGGCCTGGTGGCGAGCAAGTCGGCCGCCCGCCGCACCGTGAAGGAGGGCGGCGCCTACGTGAACAACGTGAAGGTGAGTGCCGAGGACGCCGTGGTGGGCGACGGCGACCTGCTGCACGGGCGCTGGCTCGTGCTGCGCCGGGGCAAGAAGAACCTCGCGGCCATCGAGGTCACCGGCGTCTGA